In a genomic window of Lycium ferocissimum isolate CSIRO_LF1 chromosome 9, AGI_CSIRO_Lferr_CH_V1, whole genome shotgun sequence:
- the LOC132030416 gene encoding 14 kDa proline-rich protein DC2.15-like gives MAKFGASSIALVLTLNILFFTMVSSTYVPCPPPPHHKPHPTPTPSTPSTPSTPSTPSTPSTPSSKSKCPKDTLKLKVCANLLNDLVHLVIGSSPAKTPCCSLIQGLADLDAAVCLCTAIKANVLGINLNVPLSLSLLLNNCGKYAPKNFQCV, from the coding sequence ATGGCTAAGTTTGGTGCATCCTCAATTGCTCTTGTTCTCACATTGAACATACTCTTCTTCACTATGGTTAGTTCCACTTATGTCCCATGCCCACCACCCCCACACCACAAACCCCACCCTACCCCTACCCCCTCTACACCATCTACCCCCTCTACACCATCTACCCCCTCCACCCCATCAACCCCATCATCAAAGAGTAAGTGCCCGAAGGACACACTAAAGCTAAAAGTGTGTGCCAATTTGTTGAATGACTTAGTGCACCTTGTTATTGGAAGTAGCCCAGCTAAAACACCATGCTGCTCTCTAATTCAAGGACTTGCTGATCTTGATGCTGCTGTTTGCCTTTGCACTGCCATTAAAGCCAATGTGTTGGGAATTAACCTAAATGTTCCACTTTCACTCAGCTTGTTGCTCAACAACTGTGGAAAGTATGCCCCAAAGAATTTCCAATGCGTATAA
- the LOC132030419 gene encoding pectinesterase inhibitor 11-like — protein sequence MGNHILHLLIVFLSFQCFLAYNTMAKSAMSSNPDAIKFIKVSCKATLYPVLCVQCLSAYANTVKQSEKQLAHAALSVSLSRAKSTTLFVSKLTRVRGLKPREKQAVKDCLDNMSDSVDQINKSIPELGHTGQFSGGQDFMWHVSNVQTWVSAALTDENTCLDGFSGPGMNGHVKAALRARILHLAQVTSNSLALVNRFADRHRPSP from the coding sequence aTGGGTAACCATATTCTTCACTTGCTAATAGTATTCTTGTCTTTCCAATGTTTTCTTGCTTACAACACCATGGCTAAATCAGCCATGAGCTCAAATCCAGATGCCAtaaaattcatcaaagtttcaTGTAAAGCCACACTTTACCCTGTTTTATGTGTCCAATGCCTCTCTGCTTATGCTAACACAGTCAAACAAAGTGAGAAACAATTAGCTCATGCTGCTTTATCAGTTAGTTTAAGCAGAGCAAAATCCACAACCCTATTCGTTTCTAAGTTAACTAGAGTGAGGGGTCTAAAGCCAAGAGAAAAGCAAGCTGTTAAGGACTGTTTGGACAACATGAGTGATAGTGTTGATCagataaataaatcaattcCAGAACTTGGACATACTGGTCAATTTTCAGGTGGACAAGATTTTATGTGGCATGTTAGTAATGTGCAGACTTGGGTTAGTGCTGCACTTACTGATGAAAATACTTGTCTTGATGGATTTTCAGGGCCTGGTATGAATGGACATGTGAAGGCTGCTTTAAGGGCTAGAATTCTACATCTTGCACAAGTTACTAGTAATTCACTGGCTTTGGTTAATCGCTTCGCGGATAGACACCGCCCTAGTCCTTAA
- the LOC132069449 gene encoding 14 kDa proline-rich protein DC2.15-like, whose product MAKFAASSIALVLTLNILFFTMVSSTNVPCPPPPHPKPHPNPTPSTPSTPSSKGKCPKDTLKLKVCANLLNDLVHLVIGSSPAKTPCCSLIQGLADLDAAVCLCTAIKANVLGINLNVPLSLSLLLNNCGKYAPKNFQCA is encoded by the coding sequence ATGGCTAAGTTTGCTGCATCATCCATTGCCCTTGTTCTCACATTGAACATTCTGTTCTTCACTATGGTTAGTTCCACTAATGTCCCATGCCCACCACCCCCACACCCCAAGCCTCACCCTAACCCAACCCCCTCCACCCCATCCACCCCATCATCAAAGGGAAAGTGCCCAAAGGACACACTTAAGCTAAAAGTGTGTGCCAATTTGTTAAATGACTTAGTGCACCTTGTTATTGGAAGTAGCCCAGCTAAAACTCCATGTTGCTCTCTAATTCAAGGACTTGCTGACCTTGATGCTGCTGTTTGCCTTTGCACTGCCATTAAAGCCAATGTATTGGGAATTAATTTGAATGTTCCACTTTCCCTCAGCTTGTTGCTCAACAACTGTGGAAAGTATGCTCCCAAGAACTTTCAATGCGCTTAA
- the LOC132030417 gene encoding 14 kDa proline-rich protein DC2.15-like, which translates to MAKFGVSSIALVLTLNILFFTMVSSTYVPCPPPPHSKPHPTPTPTPSTPSTPSTPSTPSTPSSKGKCPKDTLKLKVCANLLNDLVHLVIGSSPAKTPCCSLIQGLADLDAAVCLCTAIKANVLGINLNVPLSLSLLLNNCGKYAPKNFQCA; encoded by the exons ATgg ctaagtttGGTGTATCCTCAATTGCCCTTGTTCTCACATTgaacattcttttcttcactatgGTTAGTTCCACTTATGTCCCATGCCCACCACCCCCACACTCCAAACCCCACCCTACCCCTACCCCTACCCCTTCTACCCCCTCCACCCCCTCCACCCCATCAACACCATCTACACCATCATCAAAGGGTAAGTGCCCAAAGGACACACTTAAGCTAAAAGTGTGTGCCAATTTGTTAAATGACTTAGTGCACCTTGTTATTGGAAGTAGCCCAGCTAAAACTCCATGCTGCTCTCTAATTCAAGGACTTGCTGACCTTGATGCTGCTGTTTGCCTTTGCACTGCCATTAAAGCCAATGTGTTGGGAATTAATCTCAATGTCCCACTTTCCCTCAGCTTGTTGCTCAACAACTGCGGAAAATATGCCCCCAAGAACTTCCAATGCGCTTAA